A DNA window from Cloacibacillus sp. An23 contains the following coding sequences:
- a CDS encoding Wzz/FepE/Etk N-terminal domain-containing protein, whose product MGNDNVPRDGMYAWNDDYSEIDLVDILSSLWKRRKLIAAVTAACLVCAAGYLALSPRVYESRTTLLFLPPLPPEIENEGSRSVVLTPDTYFTLATADDLLNDVIAAAYAGAASDDVPSVEAMRRGLKVKLAESSEKAQGVPDQMAMTVSFRAKEPERAMAVLNNWSSLFIQRNAQLFVDRTGSSFEFLGKSVETVKRDLEATENRLLVYQKENAIPLMKVRLAALEKTYSGLLAQYDEKAAALPPLEAEEKAAARLLAKEPETETLSRGMSREALWNLAAQPAGTSKEPGAFNVSDEIQNSLHKELKERRSNAEIKIASLRASLKDLSARIEKAQRDYAALNSRILAAETEVDRLQREKATLQESYAALSKQYQRSRIATVEATDPIKIVEKPILTREPVARGGLKILCLAGLLGLFLGTTAALVAEMFAKRAEAKA is encoded by the coding sequence ATGGGCAACGATAATGTTCCGCGCGACGGCATGTATGCGTGGAACGACGACTATTCCGAGATAGACCTCGTCGATATACTGTCTTCTTTATGGAAGCGCAGGAAGCTTATAGCCGCCGTGACGGCGGCCTGCCTTGTGTGCGCTGCGGGCTATCTCGCGCTTTCTCCGCGGGTTTACGAGAGCCGCACGACGCTTCTTTTCCTTCCTCCGCTGCCCCCCGAGATCGAGAATGAGGGAAGCAGGAGCGTCGTCCTGACGCCGGACACATATTTCACGCTGGCGACGGCGGACGACCTGCTGAACGACGTGATAGCCGCGGCCTACGCCGGCGCTGCGAGCGACGACGTTCCGTCGGTCGAGGCGATGAGGCGCGGGCTGAAGGTGAAGCTCGCGGAGTCTTCGGAGAAGGCGCAGGGCGTTCCAGACCAGATGGCGATGACAGTCTCATTCCGCGCGAAGGAGCCCGAGAGGGCTATGGCGGTGCTGAACAATTGGAGTTCGCTCTTTATTCAGAGGAACGCGCAGCTTTTCGTGGACAGGACAGGCTCGTCGTTCGAGTTCCTCGGCAAGTCCGTCGAAACGGTGAAGCGCGACCTTGAAGCGACGGAGAACCGTCTGCTGGTCTATCAGAAGGAGAATGCGATACCGCTCATGAAGGTGAGGCTCGCCGCGCTTGAGAAGACATATTCCGGCCTCCTGGCGCAGTACGACGAGAAGGCCGCGGCTCTGCCGCCGCTGGAGGCGGAGGAGAAGGCCGCCGCGAGGCTGCTCGCAAAGGAGCCGGAGACGGAGACCTTGTCGCGCGGCATGAGCCGCGAGGCGCTGTGGAACCTCGCCGCGCAGCCCGCCGGGACGTCGAAGGAGCCCGGAGCTTTCAACGTCAGCGACGAGATACAGAACAGCCTGCACAAGGAGCTCAAGGAGCGGCGCTCAAACGCCGAGATAAAAATAGCGTCGCTGCGCGCATCGCTGAAGGATCTCAGCGCGCGCATAGAGAAGGCGCAGCGCGATTACGCGGCGCTGAATTCGCGCATACTCGCCGCCGAGACGGAGGTCGACCGCCTGCAGCGCGAGAAGGCGACGCTCCAGGAGTCGTACGCCGCGCTCTCGAAGCAGTATCAGCGTTCGCGTATTGCGACGGTCGAGGCGACCGACCCGATAAAGATCGTGGAAAAGCCTATTCTGACCCGCGAGCCCGTAGCGCGCGGCGGCCTCAAGATACTCTGCCTAGCGGGGCTGCTCGGGCTGTTCCTCGGCACTACCGCGGCCCTTGTCGCCGAGATGTTCGCTAAACGCGCCGAGGCTAAGGCATAG
- a CDS encoding helix-turn-helix transcriptional regulator, with amino-acid sequence MSVGKRIKALRARNGISNQEELAYLVGAARQTVSSWERDVFLPDGANLLKLSQVLNTSVAYIMGETVDSGAPQRDARRSDDGTAYSIRAHSAGTVIISIEKSEKGKTVRYDLPPEYAASFLPMVEQLWKKIEYKMEEIR; translated from the coding sequence ATGTCTGTAGGGAAGAGGATAAAAGCGCTCAGAGCAAGAAACGGCATCAGCAACCAGGAAGAGCTCGCGTATCTCGTCGGCGCGGCGCGCCAGACCGTATCGTCGTGGGAACGCGACGTTTTCCTGCCCGACGGCGCCAACCTGCTGAAACTATCGCAAGTGCTGAACACGTCCGTAGCCTATATAATGGGCGAAACGGTAGACTCCGGCGCTCCGCAGCGCGACGCACGCCGCTCCGACGACGGCACCGCATACTCGATACGCGCCCACTCTGCCGGCACGGTAATCATATCAATAGAAAAAAGCGAAAAAGGCAAGACAGTGCGTTACGACCTCCCGCCCGAATATGCGGCTTCGTTCCTTCCGATGGTGGAGCAGCTCTGGAAAAAAATCGAGTACAAAATGGAAGAGATCCGTTAA
- a CDS encoding HAD family hydrolase, with protein MPDTARPVIALIYDFDGTLSPGNMQEFSFIKALGMTPEEFWRKSNELTERNDANGILCYMKLMLDEARHKDISLKRESFQRFGREVELYPGVAEWFSLVGDYGRAKGVTVRHYINSSGLKEMIEGTGIAREFENIYACSFLYNTDGVAVWPAVAVDFTTKTQFLFKINKGITSVSDNSEVNRYMREDERPVPFRRMIYFGDGQTDIPCMKMVRQNGGHSIAVYEPGSEAKRRAAERLILEERVNFVCPADYREGGETYGVVATIIDKMKSDWEFEQLLKKHRETAESGVSAGA; from the coding sequence ATGCCAGATACCGCGCGGCCCGTCATCGCGCTTATCTACGATTTCGACGGGACGCTTTCGCCGGGGAATATGCAGGAGTTCAGCTTTATCAAGGCGCTCGGGATGACCCCGGAGGAATTTTGGAGGAAGTCGAACGAGCTGACCGAGCGCAACGACGCCAACGGCATTTTGTGCTATATGAAGCTGATGCTCGACGAGGCGCGGCATAAGGATATTTCGCTTAAGCGCGAGTCTTTTCAGCGTTTCGGGCGCGAGGTGGAGCTTTATCCGGGCGTTGCGGAGTGGTTTTCGCTGGTAGGCGATTACGGGCGCGCGAAGGGCGTGACGGTGCGCCATTATATAAACTCTTCGGGGCTGAAGGAAATGATAGAGGGGACGGGCATCGCGCGCGAGTTCGAGAATATCTACGCATGTTCGTTTCTTTACAATACCGACGGCGTCGCCGTCTGGCCTGCGGTCGCTGTGGATTTTACGACGAAGACGCAGTTTCTTTTCAAGATAAACAAGGGCATTACGAGCGTGAGCGACAACAGCGAGGTCAACCGCTATATGCGCGAGGACGAGCGCCCCGTGCCTTTCCGCCGCATGATCTATTTCGGCGACGGGCAGACGGACATCCCTTGCATGAAGATGGTGAGGCAGAACGGCGGCCATTCGATAGCGGTCTACGAGCCCGGCAGCGAGGCGAAACGACGCGCGGCGGAACGTCTGATTCTCGAGGAGCGGGTGAATTTCGTATGTCCAGCCGATTACCGCGAGGGCGGCGAGACTTACGGCGTCGTCGCCACGATCATCGACAAGATGAAGTCAGACTGGGAGTTCGAGCAGCTTTTGAAAAAACACCGCGAGACGGCAGAGAGCGGCGTTTCGGCCGGCGCGTGA
- a CDS encoding PfkB family carbohydrate kinase, giving the protein MSISHDYDVTALGELLVDFTESGVSERGNLLFEANPGGAPCNFLAMLAKLGRRTAFIGKVGDDVFGRMLCERVAGSGIDVSGVKYDAEVPTTLAIVHNTADGDREFAFYRNPGADLTLRAEEVDMAKIASSGVFHFGTLSTTSAPARAATYAAVEYAKRCGCVISFDPNLRLNLWPDAESAREQIACGLSRCDVLKISDDEVEFMTGEKNIYRGVEILLSKWNIPLVLATMGAGGSCAFYRGTSVFAPPFRMDSTVDATGAGDTFGGCAVHFVLKYGLDALDEARLTEMLTFANAAAALITTRQGALCAMPEPKEVLSLINSR; this is encoded by the coding sequence ATGTCAATTTCACATGATTACGACGTAACGGCGTTAGGGGAGCTGCTTGTAGATTTTACGGAGAGCGGAGTCAGCGAGCGCGGTAATTTGTTGTTCGAGGCTAATCCTGGAGGAGCGCCTTGTAATTTTTTGGCGATGCTCGCGAAGCTGGGACGCAGGACCGCTTTTATCGGAAAAGTCGGAGACGACGTTTTCGGAAGGATGCTTTGCGAACGTGTCGCAGGATCTGGGATAGACGTTTCCGGCGTCAAATATGATGCTGAGGTTCCGACTACTTTGGCGATAGTGCATAATACGGCGGACGGGGACAGAGAATTTGCGTTCTATCGAAATCCTGGGGCGGATCTGACGCTTCGCGCGGAAGAGGTCGATATGGCGAAGATAGCGTCGTCCGGCGTTTTTCATTTCGGCACTCTGTCTACGACGTCCGCTCCGGCGAGGGCGGCCACTTATGCCGCCGTGGAGTATGCGAAACGCTGCGGCTGTGTAATTTCTTTCGATCCGAATCTGCGCTTGAATTTATGGCCGGACGCCGAAAGCGCAAGGGAACAAATTGCCTGCGGACTGTCTCGGTGCGACGTTTTAAAAATATCTGACGACGAAGTAGAATTTATGACGGGCGAGAAGAATATTTACCGCGGCGTCGAAATCCTTTTGTCCAAATGGAATATCCCTCTCGTGCTGGCCACTATGGGGGCGGGGGGAAGCTGCGCCTTTTACCGCGGAACGTCCGTATTCGCTCCGCCGTTCCGTATGGACAGCACCGTCGATGCGACCGGAGCGGGAGATACTTTCGGCGGCTGCGCAGTCCATTTCGTCCTGAAATACGGTTTGGACGCTCTCGACGAGGCCAGGCTGACGGAGATGCTTACTTTCGCTAACGCCGCTGCCGCTTTGATTACGACGCGCCAGGGAGCGCTCTGCGCGATGCCGGAACCTAAAGAGGTGTTGTCTCTCATAAACTCGCGATAA
- a CDS encoding cobyrinate a,c-diamide synthase, which produces MKTAERPRILIAAVHSGSGKTTVTSGIVAALAARGLRVHPYKVGPDYIDPGYLALAAGGRADNLDTWLTDEETMKKIFVSSSRGADVSIIEGVMGLYDGGRGGISSTAAIAKALRAPVLLVIDVRSMGESAAAIAKGFRDYDPEVNLCGVIVNRYGSDSHRAMVTEAIERLGLPVAGAVPRDKAAEVRERHLGLLPVEENDNREHIENVRRMIEPAINFDKLLELARSAPALEEAEEPRRTRPRVRIAVARDEAFSFYYPESIAALEAAGAEIVTFSPLHDERAPECGGLIFGGGFPEIFAARLTANKTMKESIARAASDGVPIYAECGGFMYLTREIKDFEGAAHEMCGVIPMSCKMNDRLRTVGYVTAKALRDTVIAAAGEELHGHEFHFSSAEPLEEIPHAFLFTKTRTGETYPAGYAKGSVLGSYLHLHFAGFPKAAARFVEKCAEYKKLK; this is translated from the coding sequence ATGAAGACGGCGGAGCGCCCGCGCATACTCATCGCCGCCGTCCACAGCGGCAGCGGCAAAACGACGGTGACGAGCGGGATAGTCGCCGCGCTCGCCGCGCGCGGACTGCGCGTCCACCCGTACAAGGTCGGCCCGGACTACATAGACCCCGGCTACCTTGCGCTCGCCGCCGGAGGCCGCGCCGACAACCTAGACACGTGGCTCACCGACGAAGAGACGATGAAAAAAATATTCGTCTCGTCCTCGCGCGGCGCGGACGTTTCAATCATCGAAGGCGTCATGGGCCTCTACGACGGCGGACGCGGCGGAATCAGCAGCACCGCGGCGATAGCGAAGGCGCTGCGCGCGCCCGTCCTGCTCGTCATAGACGTGCGCTCGATGGGCGAAAGCGCCGCCGCGATAGCCAAAGGCTTCCGCGACTACGACCCCGAGGTGAACCTCTGCGGCGTAATCGTCAACCGTTACGGCTCCGACAGCCACCGCGCGATGGTGACGGAGGCGATAGAACGCCTCGGCCTCCCCGTCGCCGGCGCCGTGCCGCGCGACAAAGCCGCCGAAGTGCGCGAACGCCATCTCGGCTTGCTCCCAGTAGAAGAAAACGACAACCGCGAACATATAGAAAACGTGCGCAGAATGATAGAGCCCGCGATAAACTTCGACAAACTGCTCGAACTCGCGCGCTCAGCCCCCGCGCTCGAAGAGGCGGAAGAGCCCCGCCGCACGCGTCCGCGCGTCAGAATAGCCGTCGCGCGCGACGAAGCCTTCTCCTTCTACTACCCAGAGAGCATAGCCGCGCTCGAAGCCGCGGGCGCGGAAATCGTCACCTTCAGCCCGCTGCACGACGAACGCGCGCCCGAATGCGGCGGCCTCATCTTCGGCGGCGGATTCCCCGAAATATTCGCCGCGCGGCTCACCGCCAACAAAACCATGAAAGAATCCATAGCGCGCGCCGCGTCGGACGGCGTTCCGATATACGCCGAATGCGGCGGCTTCATGTACCTCACGCGCGAGATAAAAGACTTCGAAGGCGCGGCGCACGAAATGTGCGGCGTGATCCCAATGAGCTGCAAAATGAACGACCGCCTGCGCACCGTCGGCTACGTCACGGCGAAAGCCCTGCGCGACACCGTAATCGCCGCGGCGGGCGAAGAGCTGCACGGACACGAATTCCACTTCTCAAGCGCCGAGCCGCTCGAAGAAATCCCGCACGCCTTCCTCTTCACCAAAACCCGCACCGGCGAAACCTACCCCGCCGGCTACGCAAAAGGCAGCGTCCTCGGCTCCTACCTCCACCTCCACTTCGCGGGATTTCCGAAAGCCGCGGCAAGGTTCGTGGAAAAGTGCGCGGAATACAAAAAATTAAAATAA
- a CDS encoding cobyric acid synthase: MKGVMVQGTSSDSGKSFIATALCRIFSDMGYKVCPFKSQNMSNNSYVTADGLEMGRAQGVQAEAARVEPQAFMNPILLKPRKDVSSEIVLMGKVCDAPCDKNYYKDFTMSRGIETVREALSIIDKNFDLMVCEGAGSPAEINLNAGEIANMRVAREADVPVILVTDVDRGGSLASVVGTLELLGEDRHRVKGIIFNKFRGDISLFQDAVEWTEKYTGVKVVGVMPWLTDIIIEGEDILSLNWNSGSGDCAEKLRVGVVKFPRVSNHTDIEAFRFEPDVEIIELSSPAQLPRLDAVVLPGTKSTVLDMKYLIDSGLAGGIRRFYENGGTVYGLCGGYQMMGEKIDDSHLRDNEQIPEIEGLGLLPAVTTFGEEKTVIRRRGRAIHPYFTTETQVDGYEIHFGETRPTRDDPNFAPLFEFDGRADGLADAELRAAGSYLHNAFHNDLFRAAWLNALRRRRGLPERAPVSTSAAKEAAYDALAAHARKNLDIDYIVKISGVK, encoded by the coding sequence ATGAAAGGCGTCATGGTACAGGGTACGAGCAGCGACAGCGGAAAGAGCTTCATCGCGACGGCGCTCTGCCGCATCTTCTCCGACATGGGCTACAAAGTCTGCCCCTTCAAGTCACAGAACATGTCCAACAACTCCTACGTGACTGCGGACGGCCTCGAGATGGGCCGCGCGCAGGGCGTGCAGGCCGAGGCGGCGCGCGTCGAGCCGCAGGCCTTCATGAACCCGATACTCCTCAAGCCGCGCAAGGACGTTTCGTCTGAGATCGTCCTCATGGGCAAAGTCTGCGACGCGCCCTGCGACAAAAATTATTACAAGGACTTCACGATGAGCCGCGGCATCGAGACGGTGCGCGAAGCTCTCTCAATAATAGATAAAAACTTCGACCTCATGGTCTGCGAGGGCGCGGGCAGCCCCGCCGAGATAAACCTCAACGCGGGCGAGATAGCGAACATGCGCGTCGCGCGCGAGGCCGACGTACCTGTAATCTTAGTCACCGACGTCGACCGCGGCGGCTCGCTCGCCTCAGTCGTCGGCACGCTGGAGCTTCTCGGCGAGGACAGGCATCGCGTCAAAGGCATAATCTTCAACAAATTCCGCGGCGACATATCGCTCTTCCAGGACGCGGTTGAATGGACCGAAAAATACACCGGCGTCAAGGTCGTTGGCGTCATGCCGTGGCTCACCGACATAATCATCGAAGGCGAAGACATCCTGAGCCTCAACTGGAACAGCGGCAGCGGAGACTGCGCTGAAAAGCTGCGCGTCGGCGTAGTGAAATTCCCGCGCGTCTCGAACCACACCGACATCGAGGCGTTCCGCTTCGAGCCCGACGTCGAGATAATAGAGCTGTCGTCGCCCGCGCAGCTTCCGCGCCTCGACGCGGTCGTCCTGCCAGGCACGAAAAGCACAGTGCTCGACATGAAATATCTAATCGACTCCGGCCTCGCCGGCGGAATCCGCCGCTTCTACGAAAACGGCGGCACGGTCTACGGCCTCTGCGGCGGCTACCAGATGATGGGCGAAAAGATAGACGACTCACACCTGCGCGACAACGAGCAAATTCCCGAAATAGAGGGCCTCGGCCTTCTGCCCGCCGTCACGACCTTCGGCGAGGAAAAGACCGTCATACGCCGCCGCGGCCGCGCGATACACCCGTACTTTACGACGGAGACGCAGGTAGACGGCTACGAGATACATTTCGGCGAAACCCGCCCGACGCGCGACGACCCGAATTTCGCGCCGCTCTTCGAGTTCGACGGACGGGCCGACGGCCTCGCCGACGCAGAGCTGCGCGCGGCGGGAAGCTACCTGCACAACGCCTTCCACAACGACCTCTTCCGCGCCGCGTGGCTCAACGCTCTGCGCCGCCGCCGCGGCCTGCCCGAACGCGCGCCCGTCTCCACGAGCGCCGCGAAAGAGGCCGCCTACGACGCGCTCGCCGCGCACGCGCGGAAAAACCTCGACATCGACTACATCGTGAAAATCTCGGGAGTGAAATAA
- a CDS encoding cob(I)yrinic acid a,c-diamide adenosyltransferase, protein MRRGEVQIYTGDGKGKTTAAFGLCLRALGHGHKARVIQFLKAERCGEHVMAEKIGLPVTQCPMGRKSGPCSKPCPLLKEAERVLKDGAPDLLVLDEIMAALRHKCVSTDEVLALLDERPENTEIVMTGRRAPRELVERAGLVTSMEKVKHFFDAGVPAREGIEY, encoded by the coding sequence ATGCGCAGGGGCGAAGTCCAGATATACACGGGCGACGGCAAAGGCAAGACGACTGCGGCCTTCGGCCTCTGCCTGCGCGCGCTCGGACACGGGCACAAAGCGCGCGTCATACAGTTCCTCAAGGCCGAGCGCTGCGGCGAGCACGTCATGGCTGAAAAAATCGGCCTGCCCGTGACGCAGTGCCCGATGGGACGCAAAAGCGGCCCGTGCTCAAAACCGTGCCCGCTGCTCAAAGAGGCGGAGCGCGTGCTCAAAGATGGCGCGCCCGACCTGCTCGTGCTCGACGAGATAATGGCCGCACTGCGCCATAAATGCGTGAGCACGGACGAGGTGCTCGCGCTTCTGGACGAACGCCCCGAAAATACCGAAATAGTGATGACGGGCCGCCGCGCGCCGCGCGAGCTTGTGGAGCGCGCGGGGCTCGTCACTTCCATGGAAAAGGTCAAACATTTCTTCGACGCCGGAGTCCCCGCGCGCGAAGGCATAGAATACTGA
- a CDS encoding glutamate-1-semialdehyde 2,1-aminomutase — protein sequence MDRNAELFARAERVIPGGVNSPVRAFRSVGGTPVFASRAKGQYLWDENGKKYTDYIGSWGPLILGHAYEPIVEAVTKAAERGASFGLPTEAEVEMAELVCSLVPGVEMVRMVSSGTEAVLSALRVARGFTGRELVVKFEGCYHGHSDSMLVKAGSGLATAGQPDSAGVTRGTAATTLTCAYNDADGLEKIFAEHGEHIAAVIVEPVAANMGVVLPEEGYDPVPACGEWEEHTHCGRLIPGKKGFLERLREITARYGALLIFDEVITGFRLGINCASGYFGVTPDLSTFGKIIGGGLPVGAYGGRRDVMSCVAPLGPVYQAGTLSGNPLAMAAGLATLKTLRDNPNIYRDLNYLRASLGAGLATMFAEKGLRAFVQGIESLSTVFFSETPVYSYADAKKCDTARYARFFNGMLARGVLMAPSQFEAMFLSAAHTNEDIEYFLDAAKTTIESDGF from the coding sequence ATGGACCGCAACGCGGAACTCTTCGCGCGCGCCGAGCGCGTGATCCCCGGAGGCGTCAACAGCCCCGTCCGCGCATTCAGAAGCGTCGGCGGCACGCCTGTGTTCGCGTCGCGCGCCAAAGGGCAGTACCTCTGGGACGAAAACGGAAAGAAATACACTGACTACATCGGCTCGTGGGGGCCGCTCATTCTCGGCCACGCCTACGAGCCTATCGTAGAGGCCGTGACGAAGGCCGCCGAGCGCGGCGCGAGCTTCGGCCTGCCGACCGAGGCCGAGGTCGAGATGGCGGAGCTCGTCTGCTCGCTCGTCCCCGGCGTCGAGATGGTGCGCATGGTCTCGTCGGGCACGGAGGCGGTGCTCTCTGCTCTGCGCGTCGCGCGCGGCTTCACGGGACGCGAGCTCGTCGTGAAGTTCGAAGGCTGCTACCACGGACACTCGGACTCGATGCTCGTCAAGGCGGGCTCCGGCCTCGCGACCGCGGGCCAGCCCGACAGCGCGGGAGTAACGCGCGGCACGGCCGCGACGACGCTGACCTGCGCATACAACGACGCAGACGGGCTTGAAAAAATATTCGCCGAACACGGCGAGCACATCGCCGCCGTCATAGTCGAGCCCGTCGCGGCGAACATGGGCGTCGTCCTGCCCGAAGAGGGATACGACCCAGTGCCCGCCTGCGGCGAGTGGGAGGAGCATACTCACTGCGGACGGCTGATCCCAGGGAAAAAAGGCTTCCTCGAAAGGCTGCGCGAGATAACGGCGCGTTACGGCGCCCTGCTGATATTCGACGAGGTCATCACTGGCTTCCGTCTCGGCATAAACTGTGCCTCGGGCTACTTCGGCGTGACGCCGGACCTCTCGACCTTCGGAAAGATAATCGGCGGCGGCCTCCCGGTCGGCGCTTACGGCGGACGCCGCGACGTGATGAGCTGCGTCGCGCCGCTCGGTCCCGTCTATCAGGCCGGGACTCTCTCAGGCAATCCGCTCGCTATGGCCGCAGGGCTCGCGACGCTCAAGACGCTGCGCGACAACCCGAACATATACAGAGACCTCAACTACCTGCGCGCCTCGCTCGGCGCGGGCCTCGCGACGATGTTCGCGGAAAAAGGGCTGCGCGCCTTCGTGCAGGGCATAGAGTCGCTCTCGACGGTCTTTTTCTCCGAAACGCCCGTATACAGCTACGCCGACGCGAAAAAATGCGACACGGCGCGCTACGCGCGGTTCTTCAACGGGATGCTCGCGCGCGGCGTGCTTATGGCCCCGTCGCAGTTCGAGGCGATGTTCCTCAGCGCCGCGCACACGAACGAGGATATAGAATATTTCCTCGACGCGGCGAAGACGACGATAGAGTCGGACGGCTTCTAA
- the hemB gene encoding porphobilinogen synthase: MIFRPRRLRRTAAIRDMAAETRLSPSMLVYPVFIREGKNIIEDIPAMPGQKRYSPDTFPKFLEETANAGIKSILLFGLPEHKDECGSGAWDENGVIQQALRVGKKNFPEMTFMCDVCLCEYTSHGHCGLLKGETVDNDPTVELLAKTALSQAQAGADVVAPSDMMDGRVGAIREALDAAGMDETIIFSYAVKYASAFYGPFREAAGSTPAFGDRRSYQMDPRNVREALREAELDIEEGADMIMVKPGLPYLDVLSKVKDAFDVPTGAYCVSGEYSMIKAAAANGWLDEERVVAESAVCLARAGADIIVTYFAPELAKMMKEGRL, from the coding sequence ATGATATTCAGACCGCGCAGGCTCAGAAGAACGGCGGCGATACGCGACATGGCGGCGGAGACGAGGCTTTCCCCGTCGATGCTCGTCTATCCGGTCTTTATACGCGAGGGCAAAAACATAATCGAAGACATCCCCGCGATGCCGGGACAGAAGCGCTACAGCCCCGACACATTCCCGAAATTCCTCGAAGAGACGGCGAACGCCGGAATAAAGTCGATACTTCTCTTCGGCCTGCCCGAGCATAAGGACGAATGCGGAAGCGGCGCGTGGGACGAGAACGGCGTTATCCAGCAGGCGCTTCGCGTCGGAAAGAAAAATTTCCCCGAGATGACGTTTATGTGCGACGTCTGCCTCTGCGAGTACACCTCGCACGGACACTGCGGACTGCTCAAAGGCGAGACGGTGGACAACGACCCGACGGTCGAACTGCTCGCGAAGACGGCGCTCTCGCAGGCGCAGGCCGGGGCCGACGTCGTCGCTCCCTCCGACATGATGGACGGGCGCGTCGGCGCGATACGCGAGGCGCTCGACGCGGCGGGAATGGACGAGACGATAATATTCTCCTACGCCGTCAAGTACGCCTCGGCCTTCTACGGCCCGTTCCGCGAGGCCGCGGGCTCGACGCCGGCCTTCGGCGACCGCCGCAGCTACCAGATGGACCCGCGCAACGTGCGCGAGGCTCTGCGCGAGGCGGAGCTCGACATCGAGGAAGGCGCGGACATGATAATGGTGAAGCCGGGGCTGCCCTACCTCGACGTGCTCTCGAAGGTAAAAGACGCCTTCGACGTGCCGACCGGCGCGTACTGCGTCAGCGGCGAGTACTCGATGATAAAGGCCGCCGCGGCGAACGGCTGGCTCGACGAGGAGCGCGTCGTCGCGGAGAGCGCCGTCTGCCTCGCGCGCGCGGGCGCTGACATAATCGTCACCTACTTCGCGCCCGAGCTCGCGAAGATGATGAAGGAGGGCCGCCTCTAA